A part of Prolixibacteraceae bacterium genomic DNA contains:
- a CDS encoding type I restriction-modification system subunit M, translated as MNNKLTQDIINQKVWKACDTFRGTIDAAQYKDYILTMLFIKYITDVQKEKKEEYMHKYNSDAERVDRALKHERFKVPEESSFDFIYEERNEDNLGELINIALENLEDANRSKLEKVFRNIDYNSEANLGQTKDRNRRLKNLLTDFSDLNLRPSNLEDNDVIGDAYEFLIANFASDAGKKAGEFYTPSMVSSLLAKLIEPKDGNRVCDPTCGSGSLLLKVAKEICSKNLSLNGQEVNGSTWALARMNMFLHEMDNARIEWGDTINSPQLVENDSLMKFDIVVANPPFSLDKWGADDASADRYLRFHRGVPPKSKGDYAFITHMIETLNEHGRAGVVLPHGVLFRGSSEGKIRQALVKENVLKAVVGLPANLFFGTGIPASILIFDKNKGENTDVLFIDASREFDNGKNQSRLRVVDIEKIYTTYKNWESIDKYSYVATRKEIEDNDYNLNIPRYVDTFEEEEPVDIAATQNEIVNLKTELTEVEKQMAGYLKELGY; from the coding sequence ATGAACAATAAACTAACTCAAGATATAATTAATCAAAAGGTTTGGAAAGCATGTGATACTTTCCGTGGAACCATTGATGCAGCTCAATACAAAGATTATATCTTAACCATGCTCTTTATAAAGTACATCACTGATGTGCAAAAAGAAAAGAAAGAAGAATACATGCATAAGTACAATAGCGATGCTGAGCGTGTAGATCGAGCTTTAAAACACGAAAGATTCAAAGTGCCTGAAGAAAGCTCTTTCGACTTTATTTATGAGGAGCGTAACGAAGACAATTTAGGTGAGCTCATCAATATTGCTTTGGAAAACCTCGAAGATGCCAACCGTTCCAAGTTAGAAAAGGTGTTTCGTAATATTGACTACAATTCAGAAGCCAATCTTGGACAAACGAAAGATAGGAATAGACGATTAAAAAATCTCTTGACTGACTTTTCTGACCTGAACCTAAGACCTTCGAATTTGGAAGATAATGATGTGATTGGAGATGCCTATGAATTCTTGATTGCAAATTTTGCTTCGGATGCAGGAAAAAAAGCAGGCGAATTTTATACACCTTCTATGGTTTCTAGCTTATTGGCAAAGTTAATTGAGCCAAAAGATGGAAATAGGGTATGTGACCCGACTTGTGGTTCCGGTTCTTTACTATTAAAAGTGGCCAAGGAGATTTGTAGTAAAAATCTTTCTTTAAATGGGCAAGAAGTAAATGGAAGCACTTGGGCTTTGGCTCGAATGAACATGTTCTTGCATGAAATGGACAACGCTAGAATTGAATGGGGCGACACAATCAATAGCCCACAGTTGGTCGAGAATGATTCTCTTATGAAGTTCGATATTGTCGTTGCAAATCCTCCTTTTTCTCTGGACAAATGGGGAGCCGATGACGCCAGTGCCGATCGTTACCTCCGTTTCCATAGAGGAGTTCCGCCAAAAAGTAAAGGGGATTATGCCTTTATTACCCACATGATAGAAACCCTGAATGAACACGGTAGAGCGGGCGTAGTATTGCCTCATGGTGTCTTGTTTCGTGGAAGCTCCGAAGGGAAAATCCGTCAGGCTTTAGTCAAGGAAAATGTATTAAAAGCGGTAGTAGGTTTACCTGCTAACTTGTTTTTTGGGACAGGTATTCCAGCTAGTATATTAATCTTCGATAAGAATAAAGGGGAGAATACTGATGTGCTCTTCATTGATGCAAGCCGCGAGTTTGATAATGGCAAAAACCAAAGTAGATTAAGAGTCGTCGATATTGAAAAGATCTATACCACATATAAAAACTGGGAGAGTATTGATAAATACAGCTATGTGGCTACTCGTAAGGAAATAGAGGATAATGACTACAATCTAAATATCCCTCGTTATGTTGATACTTTTGAAGAGGAAGAACCAGTAGATATAGCTGCAACTCAAAATGAAATAGTCAATTTAAAGACAGAATTGACTGAAGTTGAGAAACAAATGGCTGGGTATTTAAAAGAATTGGGATATTAG
- a CDS encoding SAVED domain-containing protein, protein MGKKKDKEPRPPIPANTKARLWLASGGRCQFKGCNKALWSHSITRNLMNKSYIAHIYAFSPEGPRYDKILSPQLETDYNNLMLMCDECHRLIDAMPVKEYTAETLIQMKKDHEARIELLTGIQPNKMTHVIMYGAKVGKHDSPLRYDSAVQAVIPQYYPLSSNAIELGMKNTVIEDSMPEYWNIQEQNLCALFKKQVEYIKENDGIQHYSIFALAPQPLLIKLGTLLNDIYSAEVYQLHREPSTWAWQNDDKSIEYELVIPEKRANVVALKIELSATITDDRLTDVMGIDVDIWSIKIEEPYNDFLQSRHQLKLFREFIRKAFDKIKAIYGQDAVLNIFPAMPVSTAIELGRAWMPKADMSMLVYDQNRTLNKFIKTLKIK, encoded by the coding sequence ATGGGAAAGAAAAAAGATAAAGAACCGAGACCGCCTATTCCTGCAAATACAAAAGCACGACTTTGGCTAGCCTCTGGAGGCAGGTGTCAATTCAAGGGTTGTAATAAAGCATTATGGTCTCATTCTATCACGAGAAATCTTATGAATAAATCATATATAGCTCATATATATGCGTTTTCTCCTGAAGGTCCTCGATATGATAAGATTTTATCACCACAGCTTGAAACAGATTATAACAATCTGATGCTTATGTGTGATGAATGCCATCGTTTAATCGACGCTATGCCTGTTAAAGAATATACTGCTGAGACTCTTATCCAAATGAAGAAAGACCATGAGGCTAGAATTGAGCTGTTGACAGGTATTCAACCTAACAAGATGACTCATGTTATCATGTATGGTGCAAAGGTTGGTAAACACGATTCTCCGCTAAGATACGATAGCGCTGTACAAGCTGTTATACCACAGTATTATCCTTTAAGTTCCAATGCCATAGAGCTTGGTATGAAGAATACTGTCATTGAAGATTCAATGCCTGAATATTGGAACATTCAAGAGCAAAACTTATGTGCCTTGTTTAAAAAACAGGTTGAATACATTAAAGAGAATGATGGAATACAACATTACTCGATTTTTGCTCTTGCACCTCAACCTTTGTTGATAAAACTGGGGACCTTATTAAATGATATTTATTCTGCTGAAGTATACCAATTACACAGAGAACCATCAACATGGGCATGGCAAAATGATGATAAATCAATTGAATATGAATTGGTCATCCCAGAAAAACGTGCCAATGTAGTTGCATTAAAAATTGAACTAAGCGCAACAATAACTGATGATCGATTAACAGATGTAATGGGTATTGATGTTGACATTTGGTCTATAAAAATTGAAGAACCTTATAACGACTTTCTTCAAAGTAGGCATCAACTCAAGCTTTTTAGAGAATTTATCAGGAAAGCATTTGATAAAATAAAAGCGATTTATGGTCAAGATGCTGTTTTAAATATATTTCCTGCAATGCCTGTTTCTACAGCTATTGAACTTGGACGTGCATGGATGCCAAAGGCGGATATGAGTATGCTCGTATATGACCAAAATAGAACGCTTAATAAATTTATTAAAACCCTGAAAATTAAATAA
- a CDS encoding restriction endonuclease subunit S: MIVKLDDIAEIQFGPYEKGQDEGRIKYLLAGHFDDFYQPTIFTKSYIDSSEKTDRFLLQNNDVILAGKGQRIFAWAYNDTIGKAVPSSLFYILRAKVEFILGEYLAYYLNSQKMQFELKSIGAGATITSIPKKELEHLKLIIPSIDEQKRIIKLGNLLDRDVELTAKLLENKKDLKRGLINKLITNQISVTKTVKKS; this comes from the coding sequence ATGATTGTAAAACTTGACGACATAGCAGAAATTCAATTTGGTCCTTATGAAAAAGGACAAGATGAAGGTCGTATTAAATATCTACTTGCTGGTCATTTCGATGATTTTTACCAGCCAACAATATTTACGAAAAGTTATATTGACTCATCTGAAAAAACAGATAGATTCCTTTTGCAAAACAACGATGTGATATTAGCAGGGAAAGGGCAACGAATTTTTGCTTGGGCATATAACGATACAATAGGTAAGGCTGTGCCATCTTCACTTTTTTATATCCTCCGCGCAAAAGTGGAATTTATTTTAGGTGAATATTTAGCCTACTATCTTAATTCTCAAAAAATGCAGTTTGAGCTTAAATCTATTGGTGCTGGTGCAACAATTACCTCGATTCCCAAAAAGGAATTAGAGCACTTAAAATTGATAATTCCATCAATCGATGAACAGAAGCGGATTATTAAATTGGGTAATCTACTCGATAGAGATGTCGAATTAACAGCAAAATTATTAGAGAATAAAAAAGACCTCAAGCGAGGTTTGATCAATAAGTTGATTACTAATCAAATAAGTGTGACAAAGACAGTAAAAAAGTCTTAA
- a CDS encoding DUF2188 domain-containing protein: protein MANTRHVVPNHDGGWDSKKGGASRASKHFDTKKDAENYSRDLSRKESSELVIHGKNGQIQRKDSHGNDNFPPRG from the coding sequence ATGGCTAATACTAGACACGTAGTACCAAATCACGATGGTGGTTGGGATTCTAAAAAAGGTGGAGCATCAAGAGCTTCTAAACATTTTGACACAAAAAAAGACGCTGAAAATTACAGCAGAGATCTTTCACGTAAAGAAAGTTCTGAATTGGTTATCCACGGCAAAAATGGACAAATCCAAAGAAAGGATTCCCATGGGAATGATAATTTTCCACCAAGAGGATAA
- a CDS encoding MarR family transcriptional regulator → MEYLKTYLKEILGEPIGIERLPKNQLKVMPLYIYHAYNIYETTLLNQHVILLENKNVDDFKISQTDKHIELLREAFSMPVVLVLAQLASYNRLRLIDKRINFIVPGKQLFIPDLMMDLRESFAPYKKQNKETLTPSAQLIVLYHILNRDEAEAIKNLSFKEIAEKLVYSSMAITKAVENLKQLDLIEVQGLKEKRISFVYDRIDLWKKLKENGFYRDPVLKRVFVDEIPHDTQLLRSNESALTEYSDMNPSRQLFFAIEKNAYYALQKSNKLVNENKYEGRYCLEVWKYNPLTLAEIFNRYPKIVDPLSLFISFMGDSDERIEMALEQIEEKYLW, encoded by the coding sequence ATGGAATATCTGAAGACGTATTTGAAGGAAATATTGGGAGAGCCAATAGGTATAGAAAGGCTCCCTAAGAATCAGTTGAAGGTTATGCCGCTTTATATATATCATGCTTATAATATATATGAAACGACCTTGTTGAATCAGCATGTTATATTGCTTGAAAATAAGAATGTTGATGATTTTAAGATTTCACAAACAGATAAACATATTGAGCTTTTGAGAGAGGCGTTCAGTATGCCTGTTGTACTCGTATTAGCTCAATTAGCTTCATATAATCGCTTACGATTAATCGATAAAAGAATCAATTTCATTGTACCTGGCAAACAACTCTTTATTCCTGACTTAATGATGGATCTTCGAGAGTCTTTTGCTCCTTATAAAAAACAAAACAAAGAGACGCTTACACCTTCAGCTCAGTTGATTGTTTTATATCATATCTTAAATAGAGACGAAGCAGAGGCGATAAAAAATCTTTCTTTTAAAGAAATTGCTGAGAAACTGGTTTACTCGTCAATGGCGATAACCAAAGCTGTTGAAAATCTTAAACAACTTGACTTGATCGAAGTTCAGGGGCTTAAAGAGAAGAGAATTAGTTTTGTATATGATAGGATTGATTTATGGAAAAAACTGAAAGAGAATGGATTCTACCGTGATCCTGTTCTTAAGAGAGTTTTTGTTGATGAGATTCCACATGACACACAACTTTTGAGGAGCAATGAGTCTGCTCTTACTGAATATTCAGATATGAATCCTTCAAGACAGTTGTTTTTTGCCATTGAGAAGAATGCTTATTATGCTTTGCAAAAGAGTAATAAATTGGTAAATGAGAATAAATACGAAGGGCGATATTGTTTGGAGGTTTGGAAATACAACCCCTTAACACTTGCTGAGATTTTTAACAGGTATCCTAAGATTGTCGATCCACTTTCGTTGTTTATCAGTTTTATGGGGGATAGTGACGAACGTATTGAAATGGCATTAGAACAAATTGAAGAGAAATACTTATGGTAA
- a CDS encoding nucleotidyltransferase: protein MQLTTEQITQFSDILEEFGKTLDITKEQHEQALKSYEFVANHLASVNSPLHRYNPEIIPQGSFMLGTMVKPLQKDELDVDLVCRLEGKNLDWTQKDLKMVVGDRLKDHGTIKNLLETPDGRRCWTLQYADSAKFHMDILPAIVSTDYKTILAKAFSARQMENPDSLAIRITDREMDCYDSSNHPEDWLKSNPFGYGIWFEQQATIGFTKAVMMSESVQPLPKYHEKKHPLQRVVQILKRHRDMIFNGDDDKPISISITTLAARAYRKETDILQALVNIIDQMPNEIEEKYSEEHGRSIKWIANPVNDEENFADKWPDTPRKQDNFYKWMAKVREDVHAAMSNTNKGLPAVVESLRDSFGEKDFNDAFNNYGVNQRLLRESGKMKMAATTGTVGLIGRTTIAQHQNFGIDE from the coding sequence ATGCAACTAACCACTGAACAAATAACCCAATTTAGTGATATCCTCGAAGAGTTTGGTAAAACACTTGATATTACTAAAGAGCAACATGAACAAGCTTTAAAAAGCTACGAATTTGTTGCTAACCATTTAGCGTCCGTAAATTCCCCACTTCACAGATATAATCCGGAGATTATTCCGCAAGGTTCTTTCATGCTTGGAACCATGGTGAAGCCTCTTCAAAAAGATGAACTTGATGTTGATCTTGTGTGTCGTCTTGAAGGGAAAAATCTGGATTGGACGCAAAAAGATCTTAAGATGGTGGTTGGTGACCGCCTAAAAGATCATGGCACCATAAAGAATCTTCTTGAGACTCCAGATGGAAGAAGGTGTTGGACGCTACAGTATGCCGATTCTGCAAAATTTCACATGGATATCTTGCCTGCAATTGTGAGTACTGATTATAAAACCATACTTGCAAAAGCATTCTCAGCTAGACAAATGGAGAATCCAGATTCTTTAGCTATAAGAATTACAGATAGAGAAATGGACTGTTATGATTCCTCAAATCATCCAGAAGACTGGTTGAAAAGTAATCCTTTTGGATATGGAATATGGTTTGAGCAACAGGCTACTATTGGTTTTACAAAGGCTGTTATGATGAGTGAGTCTGTTCAACCTTTGCCTAAATACCATGAAAAGAAACATCCCTTGCAAAGAGTTGTTCAAATTCTTAAACGCCATAGAGATATGATATTTAATGGGGACGATGATAAACCTATCTCTATTAGTATTACAACATTGGCAGCCAGAGCTTACAGAAAAGAAACAGATATTCTTCAAGCATTAGTGAATATTATTGATCAAATGCCTAATGAGATAGAAGAGAAATATTCTGAAGAACATGGTAGATCAATTAAATGGATCGCTAATCCTGTGAATGATGAAGAAAACTTTGCTGATAAATGGCCTGATACCCCTAGAAAGCAGGATAATTTCTACAAGTGGATGGCTAAAGTTCGTGAAGATGTTCATGCTGCAATGTCAAATACGAATAAGGGACTACCTGCCGTTGTGGAGTCACTTAGGGATTCATTTGGTGAAAAAGATTTTAATGATGCGTTTAATAACTATGGAGTTAATCAAAGACTTTTAAGAGAGTCAGGTAAAATGAAAATGGCGGCTACTACTGGGACAGTTGGTCTTATTGGAAGGACAACTATTGCTCAACATCAAAACTTTGGCATAGATGAGTAG
- a CDS encoding metallophosphoesterase: MMIQYCSDLHLEFPENEKFLRANPIEPIGDILILSGDIVPFVVLDKYLWFFEDLSSKFKQSYWIPGNHEYYYSDISSRTGVINEKIFYNVSLVNNHCVQHDDITFIFSTLWSNISEQNQYFIQNRLSDFVVIKNQNRSFLPLDYNEMYRESIDFIKSALNHSATKLTVVATHHVPTFLNYPEQYKGDMLNEAFASELFELIESSNINYWIFGHHHSNINDFTIADTLLLTNQLGYVRNNEHHLFKTSTINVASLKQ, translated from the coding sequence ATGATGATTCAATATTGTTCTGACCTGCATTTGGAGTTTCCAGAGAATGAAAAGTTTCTTAGGGCGAATCCTATAGAACCTATAGGCGACATCTTGATTCTCTCTGGCGATATCGTTCCCTTTGTTGTCTTGGATAAATATTTATGGTTTTTCGAGGACCTTTCCAGTAAGTTTAAACAGAGCTACTGGATTCCTGGAAATCATGAATATTACTATTCTGATATATCCAGTCGTACGGGTGTTATAAATGAAAAGATTTTTTACAATGTATCATTGGTAAACAACCACTGTGTACAGCATGATGATATTACATTCATTTTCTCTACTCTATGGTCTAATATCAGTGAACAAAATCAATATTTTATACAGAATAGACTTTCTGATTTTGTTGTCATAAAGAATCAGAATAGATCATTTCTACCTCTTGATTATAATGAGATGTATAGAGAATCGATTGATTTTATTAAAAGCGCACTTAATCATTCTGCAACAAAATTAACAGTAGTAGCTACTCATCATGTGCCTACTTTTCTGAATTACCCTGAACAGTATAAGGGTGATATGCTTAATGAAGCTTTCGCATCCGAACTCTTTGAACTCATCGAGTCGTCCAATATTAATTATTGGATTTTTGGGCATCATCATTCTAATATAAACGATTTTACCATTGCAGATACACTGCTTCTTACTAACCAATTGGGATATGTTAGAAATAATGAGCATCATTTGTTTAAAACAAGTACAATTAATGTTGCAAGTTTAAAACAATAA